Part of the Kangiella geojedonensis genome is shown below.
CTGTTAAAAGCGTTCGAGGAAGGTTTGGACGTTCACTCAGCGACGGCAGCTGAAGTATTTGATGTGGATTTAGATAAGGTCAGTCCTAATCAGCGACGTGATGCTAAAGCGATTAACTTTGGCTTGATTTACGGTATGTCGGCATTTGGCTTGGCGAAGCAGATTGATGCGGATAGAAATACCGCTCAGGATTATATTAATACCTATTTTGCCCGATACCCTGGTGTAGAAGCTTATATGGACAGTACTCGAGAAAAAGCGGCGGATAAAGGCTATGTTGAAACTTTATATGGTCGTCGATTATACCTTCCGGAGATCCACTCGAAGAACGGTATGCGTCGTAAAGCAGCAGAAAGAACCGCGATAAATGCGCCGATGCAGGGTAGTGCAGCAGACATTATTAAACTGGCGATGATCGAAGTGGATAAATGGTTAAAAGACCAGCCGGGCATTAAGATGATCATGCAGGTTCACGATGAACTGGTGTTTGAAGTGGAGGAACAATATCTAGAGTTAGCGAAGGAAAAAATTCCTGAGTTGATGGAAAGTGTTGCAGAATTATCCGTTCCTTTAATTGCTGAAGTTGATGTGGGCGATAATTGGGAAGAGGCACACTAAATACTTCAACGTTTAAACTTAAACTTGCGCTATTTATCACTTAACGTGTGATATAGCGCAGGTTTTTGTCGCGATCATCGCTTAATGTCACACTTTGAAATTTTCTTTACACAACCTTACAAAAATCTTGAAACAAACCACCTAAACGCGAGTCTATTTAAGTGAGCACAATGAAGTGCTCCCCGCGACTCCCTCCTTACAGCGGGACTTGCAATTTGGCCTCCCCAAGCCGAATTGCGCATTTGGGGTGGTACCTATGTTCCCTCAGGCCACCCCTTTTTTTATGCCTGTCTGTTTTCCAGAATTATTCAGAATAGTCTGAAATGTCGAGTTAGATAAAACCTATCGATATAAAAAAGCCAGCGAAAGCTGGCTTTTTGTTTGGGAGTACTCGCTAGGTCTGAGGTTTGAGAGCCTCAAACTCTTCAAGTTCATGAAGATCTTCAAATGCTGGCTCTCTGTCTAGTTCATCGGCCAGTTTAGGTGCTTTTTCAATAGCTATTTTAATATCGTTAATCGCTTCTTGCGTAGCGCCGTTAGCGGCGTTGGCGCAAGCGCGTTGCCAATAAGCAAGACCATAATCTTGATCTTGATCGATAGCGCGATTTGCGAGACTAAAGGCCCACTCATAGTCGCCTAGCTCGTAAGCGGCGTCTGCTTTATATATCAAAGCTTCGATATCTTCGGGGTTAATCGCTAAGATTTCATCAAACAGTTTTATCTTTTGGTGCATATTGGTCTCAAGGCCAGCACGCATCCAAATCGAGTGTATTTCGTTGGACTTGGAAATATCTTCTTGCGCATCAATGATTTCTTGTGAGCGCTTACGAAGCTTACCTTCGAGCTCATGGAGTCGGTCTTCATACTCGCTGGTCAGTTCGTTGATTTTTGTTTCAACCACCTCATTAAGCTTGCTGCGAACATCACGCATCGAGCGCCAGCCCATCAATACTAAGATAGAGGCCGCGGTTGTGATAATAATGAACATGTTGTTCAAGGTATCGGAGGTATAGCGAATGATTCGATCGGAAGCATCGAGTTTGGCGTGCGCCACCTTTTCTTCCATATCAGCTCGCAGGCTCTGTTGATCTTGGCGCACAGATTTGAGTTCATCAAGTATATAGCGCTCAATTAAAGGCTGATAGTTACTGGTTTTTTCTGGCTTTTGTTCTTGTTGCTCAGCTGCAAATGCGGCCAAACTAAAAAAGCTTAAGGAAACCCATAAAATAATACGTGCAAGTTGTTGTGCCATAAAACCTATTCCTCTTGTTCGGAAGCGCTCTCTGGACTAGCGTACCATGCATCTAATTTGGCTAAAAGTTGGT
Proteins encoded:
- a CDS encoding tetratricopeptide repeat protein, whose translation is MAQQLARIILWVSLSFFSLAAFAAEQQEQKPEKTSNYQPLIERYILDELKSVRQDQQSLRADMEEKVAHAKLDASDRIIRYTSDTLNNMFIIITTAASILVLMGWRSMRDVRSKLNEVVETKINELTSEYEDRLHELEGKLRKRSQEIIDAQEDISKSNEIHSIWMRAGLETNMHQKIKLFDEILAINPEDIEALIYKADAAYELGDYEWAFSLANRAIDQDQDYGLAYWQRACANAANGATQEAINDIKIAIEKAPKLADELDREPAFEDLHELEEFEALKPQT